Below is a window of Nicotiana tabacum cultivar K326 chromosome 19, ASM71507v2, whole genome shotgun sequence DNA.
AGCTATAGAAGAAACTTGATTTTTCATGGCTTCACACTCTGATACAAAGGAAAACTCTTGAGGAACAATCTCAGAAACAGTAGGCTCACGCTTGGGTTCATTCTGATCCCTATTTTTAGAAGAAGATCTAGGGGTTAAAGGAGCTCTAGGTCTAGAAGAAGATGGTTTGACGTAACTACTTTGAGAAGTAGAACTGCGAGTAAATAACGAACCAAGAATGCGGAGTCTACCACCTTTCCTACTCCTGGTATGGGGAGTAGAACGAGCAAGCTCATCGACTATCATAACTTTGCGAGGGTCTAGTGTTGAAGAAGACATGTTTAACAAAGAAAATACAAAGGAAAGATATAGGAATATGAAGGAAGGTTAAGGTGATGGATACAGAGAAGAAGGAAAAGGGTTTCAACAACTCAAGGGAGATGAAGTATATATAAGGAGATGCAACCGTCATCAAAGTTGATCATTATGAAGTGTCATAATAGAACCGTCACTTTATGATTGATGCAGCCGCACAAAAACTGCAGAACCAATCAGGTGAAAACACGTGGCATAAGCATTAAATGGATGTGACATACGTCACAATCGTTTCTGAAAAGAGCATAATGATACTCGAGAAACGACGGCAAGAATTCCCGCCATAAATATTTATCACTTTCCGTATATTCAGTTGAAAATATtcagaaagtggggggactatttATATTAGTAGAAAAAAGGAATAACACGTGGTCTATCATCGAGGTGACAGGGCATGTTACGTGGACCATCAATATAGCAACAAGTGGCGTTCCTAATTAGACGAGTTAAAGAATGCGAAAAAGGCACGGGAGGAACACCCTCGGGCTTACACTGAGAAAAGAGTCGAACGTGACTGCTGTAAAAGGAGAAAGAGGAGCGGAATGAATAAAGGCCGTTAAGAAGGGAATATGCATGAACCTGTCATAAATAAGGAAGGGAAATCGATACGGTTAGAGGAAATCTTTAGCCATAAATACTTCTGTTACAATTGTATATGGTAACGGGTGATCAAGACAATTAATGCCATTAGTGAGCCCGAATTAAGTAAGAAAATCGTTACAATTGTATGCTCATTTACAATATCATcgaatatttattaaaatttatgcaatcattctttattttattctcaaagttctaaACCGTAATTTGGGGAGTGATTATCAATCTGTTTCTTAGTTTCTTTGTCAATTTTTTCCATTCCTTGATTTATTCTTCAAATTATTGGGAAAGTGATATAaatcttgattatcagtaacccgatttCTTCTAGATTTTGACTTTGACCGAGAAAtctatttttgggttaaacaatagCCTCAACCCAACGTTTGTCTTTTACTGATTCATGAAAAGTGGTTGGTTATACCTCATTGGAAAATTGGGAAAGATAATTGTGGTACTTGGTGGAGATATGATCATATCTAATAACATCAGACAAAGGATACATACAATTGTTGGACTGTCCTTGCTTTTCTGGTCTCATATAATCACTAAGCCATATAGGTGGCTTAGATACTCGAGGGGATTTCCTGACAGTGTCCTGTGGTGCAATGTGCACAGTAGATTCAGTAACAGGCAAAACTCCTTCTGTAGTTGGATGCAGTGTCTGATGAAGAATTGATTGTGTCTGTCAAAGAAACAGATCCAGGAGAAGGAACAAGACAATGCAAGGGAAGAGTGTTCACCATAGGTGCAGGTACATCTGAAGGAACAGAACAAGGTAAGAAAGTATCTCCTGCCCTGGCTGGACTGTCAGTATTAAAGGATATGCTTTGAGTAGCAATCTCAAGAAAGGCATCTTCATAAAAAATCACATCCCTGCTGACAAACAAAGTATTGTGCTCAAGGTTCAGCAGTCTATATTCCTTTTGATTTACACCACACCCAAGTAGAACACATTTCACTGCTCGGGGATGAAACTTATCACACTTAGGCAGAGTTGAGGCAAAGCAAAGATAACCAATGACTCTCATGTGAGAAATAAAGGGTTGCCTCTTGTACAGTAGTTCAAATGGTGATTTGTTTCCAAGAACAGTAGAAGGGATCCTGTTGATTATGTAGACAATTGACTCATTACACCCCCCCCCAGAATTTAGTAGGTAGATGGCCTTGAAATTTGATTGCTCTGGCTATCTCCAAGATGTGTCTATGTCTCCTTTCAATCACCCCATTTTGTTATGGGATGTAGGGATAAGAGCTTTGGTGCAAAATATCATACTGTTGAAACAGGTCTTTACAAGATGTGTTAAAGAATTCACTACCATTGTTAGATCTGaacattttaattattttgccaAATTGAGTCTGAATCATAGTAATGAAATTCTTAAGCAAAAAAATCACATCAGATTTAAGCCTCATAAGAAATACCCAAGTCCACCTTGTATAGTCATCAACTAAGgtaagaaaaaacttcattccaTTACGAGTAGTTTCCTTATCGGGTCCACATACATCCATATTGATCAATTGAAAACTACTTAGTCTTCTACTATGGCTAACTGGAAAAGGAACTCTAGTTTGCCTTGCTAAAGGACAAATCTCACACTTATGTAAAACTTCACATCTACTGAAAGTAGACATTCTTCTAATGACTTGCATAGGCACATGCCCCAACCTTTTATGCCAAATGTCCCCAACTTCCTTCGCTATTGCTGTGAATGCTTGATAAGTCCTCCATTTCTCTTGTTTGGTTGCAGAAAGCATTGTGTATAGACCATCTTCCTCTACTAATCTCTATCATCTTCCCAGACAAGAGATCCTGAAAGACAAAGAATGTGagaaagaaaaatgcaaagcagTTCAGGTCTTTGTCACCTTTGATACAGACAAAAGATTGAACTTGAATGAAGGTACACAAAGAATATTCTTGTTAGTGTCACCTCCTGTTAGATGACAATCCCCAACACGTGTGACCTTAGCCGAGTCTCCTGTAGGCATTTGTACTTGACCTCCATTACCTACTGACATTCCATTATCCAATAATTTTTTATCCCCTATCATATGATTTGTAGCACATGTGTCCACAATCTATTTAGGAATGTTGACATTGCAGCAGAAAAGAGTACCTGCCATTGCTGCTACATTCTGAGTAGTCTTCTCCCCAAGGGAGGAGTTGTTCAACATTTACAAAATTTGAGCATACTGCTCCCGAGTgaacgcatgtggtggtataactCTATGCTCAATATCCTGTGTGTTGTTGCCCTGTAGTTGTATTGTATGTACTTTCCTCTTAGACTTAAAGTATGTAGGATAACCAAATATCCTATAACAATTCTCCTTCAAATATCCTGTTTTGTTGCAGTAGTCACACTTCATGAGTTTGTAGCAACCATCTCTAGTGTGCCCCTTCATCTTACAGAAATCACATCTCAATTCATAATTGCTCTTCTGTTTGGGTCTAGCTTGAATTGTGAACATAGCAGTAGGTTCATTATGATTAGGCATTCCAAAACTATTTTCTGTCATCATCCTAGGACTTTTATCTTGAATTACCATTGCATAAGCCTGGTTAATGGTTGGGATTGTGGGCATCATAAGTATTTGGCTTCTAGCTTGCTCAAAATTATTATTTAGTCCCATTAAAAATTGGAATAGGCGTTGGAATTGCAACTGTTCGACATCATCTTTAGCAGGTGGTGGTGGAAAAATTGAGTCATATTCAACCCATAGATCAGTCAATTTAGTAAAATAAACTAATACTGATGAAACTCCTCGAGTAGAAGTAAAAATTTCTTTGTGCAGATAGTAAAGTCTAGATGCGTTTACTTTGTCAAAACGTTTCTTAAATTGTGTCCAAACTGATTGTGCACTTTCAGAAAAGAGAGCTCCCATTAACAAATGCTGACTTACATTGCTCATCAACCATGAGGTCACAATCGCATTACAGCGGTCCCATTGATGTGCTAATGTTGGTCCAAAATATGCTTTGGAAGTGGATCCATCAACTAAACATAATTTGTTCTTCCCTAGCAATGCTACTTTCATTGCTCGATTCCAAATTGTGTAATTGTCCATTCCAGTTAACAGTAGACCCACAGTCATCGATCTTGGTCCATCAGACGGATGGAGATATAATTGATGATTATGATTAAGAATTACCGCTCCGCCACCGGTCATACCTGTTCCGGCAGTCGTGTTTTTCGATTCATCATC
It encodes the following:
- the LOC142173624 gene encoding uncharacterized protein LOC142173624, with protein sequence MAIDDESKNTTAGTGMTGGGAVILNHNHQLYLHPSDGPRSMTVGLLLTGMDNYTIWNRAMKVALLGKNKLCLVDGSTSKAYFGPTLAHQWDRCNAIVTSWLMSNVSQHLLMGALFSESAQSVWTQFKKRFDKVNASRLYYLHKEIFTSTRGVSSVLVYFTKLTDLWVEYDSIFPPPPAKDDVEQLQFQRLFQFLMGLNNNFEQARSQILMMPTIPTINQAYAMVIQDKSPRMMTENSFGMPNHNEPTAMFTIQARPKQKSNYELRCDFCKMKGHTRDGCYKLMKCDYCNKTGYLKENCYRIFGYPTYFKSKRKVHTIQLQGNNTQDIEHRVIPPHAFTREQYAQIL